The Treponema succinifaciens DSM 2489 region GGCTTACAACTTCAGCGTCGATATTTTCTATGCCTTTCATTTTTGCAACAGAAACGCGGTGATTTCCGTCTCTTACAAAATAAAGTCCTCCAAGCTCGTAAAGACTTACCGGCGGAAGCGTGATGTCCTGATAATGCGCCATATCAACGTGTTCCCAGCGGGATTTTAGAAAATTGTTTTTTGGCAAAAAATGATTGTCAAAGTCTTTATAGCGTCCTTCGCTGCCAACAATCAGCTTGATTGGAACAACTTGCATTCCTTTATAAACTTCGTTGCTTGGCTTGAGCATTTTTTTTATGTCGGTAAATGAAATAAGTTTTGCTTCCTCTGGATTCAAAAGATGCTGAATTTCGTTGAAAAAGGCTTTATTCCGTGCTTTTGAGAAATCTTCATCTGTCTGCGAGGATAGAAACATCTGCTCCAAAATTTGCTCCTTTTTTTAGGTTTGGCTCGAATTCGATTACGATGTGGCTGTACGCATTTATGACTGTTGTGTTTTCTGATATAGTGCATCTTGTAGCCTGAAGATCGTACAAATGTATATGACCGTGAATCATAAGCCCCGGTGAAAATTTTTTGATAAACCAGTTAAAACAGTCAAATCCTTTGTGGCACTGGTCTTCTTTGTCATGTATATGTCTTGGAGATGCGTGCGTTAAAAAAATATCGCAGTATCTTCCATATCTTATTTTGTTCCAAACCAGACCCGGAATCATCGCTATGAGCTGTCTTTTCATTTGCTTGTCAGTGAATTGGGCCTGACCGTTGTTGTATCTTATGCTTCCTGTAACTCCAGAAATAAGAAGCGGCGTTGTTTTTCCGTCTGGGGTTTTAAATGTAAGATTTTTGCATCTGATATTTTTGTTGCTTGCGTAGTCTGCTCCGTGTGCATGTTCGACTCCGGTTCCTTCAAATATAAACATTGAGCTGGAAAATAATGAATCAGAAAACATTTTGTTTTTATAATATTTGTATTCCTTTAAATCATGGTTTCCGAAGACGAAAAAAGTCGGTTTTCCCAGTGCGTCTACTATAAAATCAACATATTCCATAGAAAGATCGCCGGCGCAAAAAACAGCATCAACATCTCCGTATCTTTCTTTTACTGTGGAAGAGTAGACTAAAGGGTCTATTTGGTCAGAAACGCAAAGGAATTTCATTGAATGCCAGCCTTTCTAAAAAGCGATTCAAGCGTGTCTTTTGGAATTAATGCGAGCGGACGGCTATCTGCAAAAACTTGGGCTGCGTGTGAAAAATCAGAGCTTGCAAAAAGAAGCCCTTTTACATAGCCTTTTGTTTTTATTGTATCAGCGAGTTTTCTAACTGGAGTTTCTTCTATTGTATCTGTGGAACGGTAGAACTGCGCAAGGAAAAACTGCTGCTTTGCATTTAAGAATGCTTCCTGTTTTTTTTCTGTGGCAAGAATCTGGCATCCGTAAGGAGTAAAATCAGTTTTTTGACTTTGAAGATTGTATCCTGCTAATAGAATTCTTTTGCAAAGCTCCACGAACTGCTGGTTGTTTGCTGTTAGATATTCTTTTATTCCGTCATTTGTTTCAAGTTCTTTATACTGATTTAATTTCGATACCACATCTTTGAATTTGCTGTTGCATTTGTAGACTGTTTCCCACTGTTCGATTGCTTTTTCAATTTTTCTGCTTTTTTCGTAGCAGATTCCTAGGAAATATCTTGCGTACAAGGTTTCCTGCGAATTTGGAACTTTTGCATTTGCAACTGCGCGTTCAAAGGCATCTGTTGCTTTTTCAAGTTGATCCGCCATCATAAGGCAAGTTCCTTTTTCCACAAGAGCTTTTTGCCTGTATTCCTGCGAGCGTTCAGCTTTTTCCAGGAGTTTTACAGCTGTGGACAAATCCTTGTTTTCCTTGCAGACTTTTCCAA contains the following coding sequences:
- a CDS encoding metallophosphoesterase family protein, whose protein sequence is MKFLCVSDQIDPLVYSSTVKERYGDVDAVFCAGDLSMEYVDFIVDALGKPTFFVFGNHDLKEYKYYKNKMFSDSLFSSSMFIFEGTGVEHAHGADYASNKNIRCKNLTFKTPDGKTTPLLISGVTGSIRYNNGQAQFTDKQMKRQLIAMIPGLVWNKIRYGRYCDIFLTHASPRHIHDKEDQCHKGFDCFNWFIKKFSPGLMIHGHIHLYDLQATRCTISENTTVINAYSHIVIEFEPNLKKGANFGADVSILADR
- a CDS encoding tetratricopeptide repeat protein, whose protein sequence is MGSLAYVIIIGILIAFVATALIFIIKNIIAPSKIDGIPKLIKDGRFQAAQRCAKSVISKNPRNYLAHYFLGEAYLKDGKQELAYIEYKTVNQNALFNGEIPEAEFRKEMAELYKRFNQPDKALKEYLLLTKLEPNNPENTFKAAEILETQGNAKLAMGFYQKTILLNKRNPKAYTSIGRLLLRAKNYTQAKQALETSIKLNPESYENYYYLGKVCKENKDLSTAVKLLEKAERSQEYRQKALVEKGTCLMMADQLEKATDAFERAVANAKVPNSQETLYARYFLGICYEKSRKIEKAIEQWETVYKCNSKFKDVVSKLNQYKELETNDGIKEYLTANNQQFVELCKRILLAGYNLQSQKTDFTPYGCQILATEKKQEAFLNAKQQFFLAQFYRSTDTIEETPVRKLADTIKTKGYVKGLLFASSDFSHAAQVFADSRPLALIPKDTLESLFRKAGIQ